A part of Terriglobus roseus genomic DNA contains:
- a CDS encoding phytoene/squalene synthase family protein — MQRTVQLEAAYAECCAIAKREAKNFYYGFLALPKHKREAMCAVYAFMRRADDISDDESFSLETRRIQMAGWLASWNGFRSASFHDESPVLPEDKRDHAVFLAVADVQQRFGVSDELLEQLIAGTTMDLKAEPPQGVVRLQLDGRTVDVYETMQALEGYCYLVASVVGLTTIRIFGYRDRVADEYAEKIGLAFQLTNILRDVKEDAERGRVYLPEDLLAKHQLTPQDVLTASASGTMRPELRALLAEVGARAEKYYAATEDLIPLLDRDSRPAMRVLTSIYHLLLKEIVAHNYDVLQQRVSVSTGRKLRVLAGGMVRALLARGGTA; from the coding sequence ATGCAGCGCACGGTACAGCTCGAGGCGGCGTATGCGGAGTGCTGCGCGATAGCCAAGCGGGAAGCGAAGAACTTCTACTATGGCTTTCTTGCGTTGCCAAAGCATAAGCGCGAGGCAATGTGCGCTGTCTATGCGTTTATGCGTCGCGCCGATGACATTAGCGACGATGAAAGTTTTTCGCTCGAAACACGCCGCATCCAAATGGCAGGATGGTTGGCCTCATGGAATGGATTTCGCAGTGCTTCCTTTCACGATGAGTCGCCAGTACTACCGGAAGACAAGCGCGATCATGCTGTCTTTCTAGCGGTCGCAGACGTGCAGCAGCGCTTTGGCGTATCAGACGAGCTGTTGGAGCAGCTTATTGCTGGCACAACCATGGACCTGAAGGCCGAGCCGCCGCAAGGTGTTGTTCGTCTGCAATTGGATGGGCGCACGGTGGATGTTTACGAGACCATGCAGGCATTGGAAGGTTACTGCTATCTGGTCGCGTCAGTTGTTGGTCTTACAACGATTCGCATCTTTGGCTATCGTGATCGCGTTGCAGACGAGTATGCGGAAAAGATCGGTCTTGCGTTTCAGCTAACGAATATCCTGCGCGATGTGAAGGAAGATGCAGAACGTGGCCGCGTGTATCTTCCGGAAGATCTGTTGGCGAAGCATCAATTGACGCCGCAGGATGTTCTCACAGCGTCTGCCAGTGGCACGATGCGTCCTGAGTTACGTGCACTGCTGGCCGAAGTGGGCGCTCGTGCAGAGAAGTACTATGCCGCAACGGAGGATCTGATTCCGCTACTTGATCGCGATAGCCGGCCAGCCATGCGAGTGCTCACTTCGATCTATCATCTGCTTTTAAAGGAAATCGTCGCGCACAACTATGACGTGCTGCAGCAGCGAGTGAGCGTATCCACTGGGCGCAAGCTGCGTGTGCTGGCGGGCGGTATGGTGCGTGCGCTACTTGCTCGTGGAGGAACGGCGTGA
- the hpnE gene encoding hydroxysqualene dehydroxylase HpnE, translated as MSVASFDVVVVGAGLAGLAAASSLSAAGASVLILERKPFVGGRAYSYEHPTLHEEIDCQHVLLGCCTNLIDLCVKSGVADRIRWYDELTFLQPGNAPRTRLKPGGMPAPFHTSFDFLRAPMLSMRDKIAIARGLMEFLRGYPQNDNESFATWLKRTGQTEGAIKHLWEPVIVGALNDSFENCSTKYAGQVFHESFLKSAEGGRLGIPTLPLSQFYSYVAEQCVRQGAELRLSQSVTALNRDGDAWRVSTSEGDFAAHNVILATNFHQTGSLLPQTNLAFQNFKNAPITTVHLWFDRQITELDHAVLLDTGIQWLFHKSRIRGWAEERGSYCELVISASFEQLHQTREAIFSNALRELAMFFPAVNEAKLVKSGILKEARATFSVTPGLDAYRPKQETGVPGLFLAGDWTATGWPSTMEGAVRSGRLAAEALSRSAGQNLRFFAQEPQAAGLMKWIAPASKL; from the coding sequence GTGAGTGTCGCGTCGTTTGACGTTGTTGTTGTCGGTGCAGGATTGGCGGGTCTTGCCGCAGCATCTTCTTTGTCTGCTGCAGGTGCCTCAGTGCTCATCCTGGAGCGAAAGCCCTTCGTTGGCGGTCGTGCGTATTCCTATGAGCATCCGACTCTGCACGAAGAAATTGATTGCCAGCATGTGCTGCTGGGATGCTGCACCAATCTGATTGATCTTTGTGTGAAATCCGGCGTTGCAGATCGCATCCGTTGGTATGACGAACTAACCTTTCTACAGCCAGGAAATGCGCCGCGTACACGATTGAAGCCGGGTGGTATGCCTGCGCCTTTTCATACTTCGTTTGATTTCTTGCGTGCCCCCATGTTGTCCATGAGAGACAAGATCGCGATTGCACGCGGACTGATGGAGTTTCTGCGCGGCTATCCGCAGAACGATAACGAGAGTTTTGCCACATGGTTGAAGCGCACCGGACAGACGGAAGGTGCGATCAAGCATCTTTGGGAACCGGTCATTGTTGGAGCGTTAAACGATAGTTTTGAAAACTGTTCAACGAAGTACGCGGGCCAGGTCTTTCACGAATCGTTTTTGAAATCAGCAGAAGGCGGGCGTCTCGGAATTCCAACTCTGCCGCTGTCGCAGTTCTATAGTTACGTGGCGGAGCAGTGTGTGCGGCAAGGCGCGGAGCTTCGCCTGTCGCAGTCAGTAACGGCGCTGAACCGAGATGGTGATGCGTGGCGTGTTAGTACCTCCGAAGGTGACTTCGCTGCGCACAACGTGATTCTGGCAACCAACTTCCATCAAACGGGCAGCCTGTTGCCACAGACGAATCTCGCATTTCAGAACTTCAAGAATGCCCCCATCACAACGGTTCACCTGTGGTTTGATCGCCAGATTACGGAGTTGGACCATGCCGTGTTGTTGGATACCGGCATCCAATGGCTCTTTCATAAGTCGCGCATTCGTGGCTGGGCAGAGGAACGCGGAAGCTATTGCGAACTGGTAATCTCCGCATCATTTGAGCAGCTTCATCAAACGCGTGAGGCCATCTTTTCCAACGCGCTTCGTGAACTTGCAATGTTCTTCCCGGCGGTGAATGAAGCCAAGTTGGTGAAGAGCGGCATCTTGAAAGAAGCGCGCGCCACCTTCTCCGTCACGCCGGGGCTCGATGCGTATCGTCCAAAGCAGGAAACCGGCGTTCCCGGCCTGTTCCTTGCGGGAGACTGGACCGCGACAGGATGGCCTTCCACCATGGAAGGCGCCGTACGCAGCGGGCGGCTGGCGGCAGAAGCATTGAGCCGTTCCGCCGGTCAGAATCTACGGTTCTTCGCGCAGGAACCACAGGCGGCCGGGCTGATGAAATGGATCGCCCCCGCCAGTAAGTTATAG
- a CDS encoding DUF1800 domain-containing protein yields the protein MRASNAFRAGLSAVLCGTLAAPAMPAAPRMDPVRPLDKNARAELMLQRFTFGPTASDLQNIRSIGIEAWFQQQLNPQNISDTSFETRMDVYPALRMTQAERLQRYPEPATIRVLARSGRLPADPELRAIVSDQVEFYQMVQDNKAAKGQQAANSMAASMMSGAVEKPMQQSAAQAQAQAAVANLEQTTPAMEKPQVDSILSLPPNDRYMELLHMPPAELIALRKGARGPLEAKLVDGMSPLQKETLLALSGTNRMINAETQGARLLRDIYSQRQLEAVMTDFWLNHFNIFSGKDGQEPSLIPQYEQTVRDHALGHFEDLLVATAQSPAMLRYLDNATSTGPNSLAAQRERRNPKNKANSGLNENYARELMELHTLGVNGGYTQKDVTEVAKVFTGWTLERPYDGGDYSFNPNRHEPGNKTVLGKTIKSGGEDEGRDVLHLLATSPATAHFISVEIAQRFVSDAPAKAMVDRMAQTFLKSDGDIKAVLLTMVHSPEFFTTATVNAKLKTPLEYVTSAVRVSGAEVTNPLPLVQSLQQLGMPLYGCMPPTGYKWDEETWLSSSALINRMNFSLALATNRIGGVNVDWTPVLTASGEALMHPVAMTSTTSSDPDAMRKESLLEAKLFEVPVSAQTRSAVISQGNDNVAAQASQQFSQTNNGRVLTQAEKDAQQQDKLDEMMTARRNGMQPAKTAGGVKGQAVVQRGLGATPAKMGPPPTDRQAAAMAGLLLGSPEFQRR from the coding sequence ATGCGTGCCTCGAACGCTTTCCGTGCTGGTCTTTCTGCGGTTCTCTGTGGCACCTTAGCGGCGCCGGCTATGCCAGCGGCGCCGCGAATGGACCCGGTGCGACCTCTGGATAAGAACGCACGTGCCGAGTTGATGCTGCAACGCTTTACCTTCGGCCCCACAGCATCCGATCTGCAAAACATTCGCAGCATAGGCATTGAGGCATGGTTTCAGCAACAACTGAATCCGCAGAACATTTCTGACACAAGCTTTGAAACACGTATGGATGTCTACCCTGCATTGCGCATGACTCAGGCGGAACGGCTCCAACGGTATCCAGAACCTGCGACGATCAGAGTGCTTGCGCGTAGCGGAAGGCTGCCTGCTGATCCCGAACTGCGAGCGATTGTTAGCGATCAGGTGGAGTTCTATCAGATGGTGCAGGACAATAAAGCCGCCAAGGGGCAGCAGGCTGCTAACAGCATGGCTGCTTCTATGATGAGCGGCGCGGTCGAAAAGCCTATGCAGCAAAGTGCTGCGCAAGCTCAGGCTCAAGCTGCGGTCGCCAATCTGGAACAGACCACACCTGCGATGGAAAAGCCGCAGGTAGATTCCATTCTGTCTCTTCCCCCGAATGACCGTTACATGGAACTACTGCACATGCCGCCAGCAGAGTTGATTGCGTTGCGCAAGGGAGCACGCGGTCCTCTGGAGGCAAAGTTGGTGGATGGCATGTCGCCTCTTCAGAAGGAAACGCTTCTGGCTCTTTCGGGAACCAATCGCATGATCAATGCGGAGACCCAAGGCGCGCGTTTGTTACGCGATATCTATTCGCAGAGGCAACTAGAAGCTGTAATGACCGACTTCTGGCTGAACCACTTCAACATCTTCAGTGGTAAGGATGGTCAGGAGCCTTCACTCATCCCGCAGTACGAACAAACGGTTCGCGATCATGCGTTGGGTCATTTTGAAGATCTGCTGGTGGCGACAGCACAAAGCCCTGCGATGCTTCGTTACTTGGATAACGCCACCAGCACGGGTCCAAATTCGTTGGCCGCACAGCGGGAGCGCCGCAATCCAAAGAACAAAGCGAACTCTGGCTTGAATGAGAATTACGCACGCGAACTCATGGAGCTGCACACGCTTGGTGTGAACGGTGGCTACACGCAAAAAGACGTTACGGAAGTTGCGAAAGTGTTCACCGGCTGGACGCTGGAACGTCCTTACGACGGCGGCGACTACTCCTTCAATCCGAATCGTCATGAGCCTGGCAATAAGACAGTGCTGGGTAAAACGATCAAGTCGGGCGGCGAGGACGAAGGCCGTGACGTACTTCATCTGCTGGCCACGAGCCCGGCGACAGCACACTTTATCAGCGTAGAAATAGCGCAAAGATTTGTAAGTGATGCGCCGGCGAAAGCAATGGTGGATCGCATGGCGCAGACGTTCTTGAAATCCGATGGCGATATCAAAGCTGTGTTGTTGACCATGGTGCATTCACCGGAGTTCTTCACCACAGCAACTGTGAATGCGAAGTTGAAGACGCCGCTGGAGTATGTGACAAGTGCCGTGCGCGTGAGTGGTGCAGAAGTGACAAATCCGTTGCCACTAGTGCAATCACTACAGCAGCTTGGTATGCCGTTGTATGGCTGCATGCCACCCACTGGTTACAAGTGGGACGAAGAGACATGGTTGAGTTCTTCTGCATTGATCAATCGCATGAACTTCTCATTGGCTCTTGCGACGAACCGCATTGGTGGTGTGAACGTAGATTGGACGCCCGTGCTCACAGCTTCAGGTGAAGCGCTGATGCATCCTGTTGCTATGACTTCAACTACATCATCTGATCCAGATGCGATGCGCAAGGAATCGTTGTTGGAAGCGAAGTTGTTTGAAGTTCCAGTGAGTGCCCAGACACGTTCTGCCGTTATCTCTCAGGGGAACGACAACGTAGCGGCTCAGGCTTCGCAGCAGTTCTCACAAACGAACAACGGTCGCGTGCTCACGCAAGCAGAGAAAGATGCGCAGCAACAGGACAAGTTGGACGAAATGATGACGGCGCGTCGGAATGGTATGCAGCCTGCGAAGACAGCAGGCGGAGTAAAGGGACAAGCAGTTGTGCAGCGCGGTCTTGGTGCAACACCGGCAAAGATGGGGCCACCGCCTACAGATAGACAGGCTGCAGCAATGGCTGGGCTTCTCCTTGGCTCTCCTGAATTTCAGCGGCGGTAA
- a CDS encoding DUF1501 domain-containing protein → MFSRRAFVKNGALALVGTATVPQFLVRSVMAEQAAAQANGKKLVVLFQRGAADGLNIVVPYREKNYYAMRPNIAIQPNEVLDLDGQFGLHPAMAPLLPLYQKGHLAVVHAVGSPDTTRSHFDAQDYMESGTPGIKSTQDGWLNRALQAEHIDPKVATAFRAVALGTQVPRTLQGRLPAVAVSNVANFSVGNSQGAQAAAVSNAFQEMYAGTHDRILSGEGQETFEAVRMLKATDPAHYQPANGVVYPNTAFANSLKQVAQLMKANLGVEAAFADINDWDTHQAQGAVQGRLANRLREFSEAIACFWNDMGQDAEHITLVTMSEFGRTARQNGTGGTDHGHGNVMFVLGGTIRGGKVYGEWPGLEEHQLNEGRDLAITTDFRQVLAEATQHALGTRDLSQVFPGAKLGQDQYLQFV, encoded by the coding sequence ATGTTTTCACGGCGGGCATTTGTAAAGAACGGCGCTCTTGCACTGGTGGGTACTGCAACCGTTCCGCAGTTCCTGGTGCGTTCCGTTATGGCAGAACAGGCTGCTGCACAGGCTAATGGAAAGAAGCTGGTGGTGCTGTTCCAACGTGGTGCAGCGGATGGCCTGAACATCGTGGTGCCGTATCGCGAGAAGAACTACTACGCGATGCGTCCGAACATTGCGATTCAACCGAACGAAGTGTTGGATCTGGATGGTCAGTTTGGATTACACCCCGCCATGGCTCCGCTGTTGCCGCTGTATCAGAAGGGACATCTTGCGGTGGTGCATGCAGTGGGTTCACCGGATACAACACGGTCGCACTTCGATGCCCAGGACTACATGGAGAGCGGCACACCTGGCATCAAGAGCACGCAGGATGGATGGTTGAACCGTGCGTTGCAGGCCGAGCACATTGATCCTAAGGTGGCTACGGCATTCCGTGCGGTGGCGCTCGGTACACAGGTGCCTCGTACGTTGCAGGGACGTTTGCCTGCGGTGGCTGTGTCGAACGTGGCTAACTTCTCGGTAGGGAATAGTCAGGGAGCGCAAGCGGCGGCTGTGTCGAATGCCTTCCAAGAGATGTATGCCGGAACGCACGACCGGATTCTGAGTGGTGAGGGGCAGGAGACGTTTGAGGCAGTGCGAATGCTGAAGGCCACTGATCCAGCGCACTATCAACCTGCGAATGGCGTTGTGTATCCGAACACTGCCTTTGCCAACAGCCTGAAGCAGGTGGCGCAGCTGATGAAGGCCAACCTAGGCGTGGAAGCGGCGTTTGCCGACATCAATGACTGGGACACGCATCAGGCTCAGGGAGCGGTGCAGGGAAGGCTTGCCAACCGCCTGAGGGAGTTCAGTGAGGCGATTGCGTGCTTCTGGAATGACATGGGGCAGGATGCCGAACACATCACGCTGGTGACCATGAGTGAGTTTGGTCGTACTGCTCGGCAGAACGGCACAGGCGGTACAGATCATGGACATGGCAACGTGATGTTTGTGCTTGGTGGCACGATTCGTGGTGGCAAGGTTTACGGTGAATGGCCAGGATTGGAAGAGCACCAGTTGAATGAGGGACGCGATCTGGCGATCACAACCGACTTCCGGCAGGTATTGGCCGAAGCGACGCAGCATGCGTTGGGAACGCGCGATCTTTCCCAGGTATTTCCAGGCGCCAAACTGGGACAGGATCAGTATCTACAGTTCGTTTAA
- a CDS encoding DoxX family protein translates to MGRFFDRLQPFALLVLRLVLGAALISASWHKVIPHGGLHGNNLFSAIEKWNHYVMTLGMPAWLGTVSALSEFLGGFCILLGLLTRLFGALTTITLIVGIAKVTYPAYDASKYPLAIGVLALIATAFGAGMLSLDRRLGLE, encoded by the coding sequence ATGGGCCGATTCTTCGACCGTCTGCAACCCTTTGCCTTGCTTGTCCTGCGCCTCGTTCTGGGCGCGGCGCTCATCTCGGCAAGCTGGCATAAGGTCATTCCGCACGGCGGTCTGCACGGCAACAACCTCTTCTCCGCCATCGAGAAGTGGAACCATTACGTGATGACGCTGGGCATGCCTGCATGGCTCGGCACGGTCTCCGCACTGTCTGAGTTCCTGGGTGGCTTCTGCATCCTGCTGGGCCTGCTGACCCGCCTCTTCGGCGCGCTGACTACTATCACCCTCATCGTCGGCATCGCCAAGGTCACATACCCGGCATACGACGCCTCCAAGTACCCGCTCGCCATCGGAGTACTGGCACTCATCGCCACCGCCTTCGGTGCGGGCATGCTCTCCCTCGACCGCCGCCTCGGCCTCGAGTAG
- a CDS encoding serine aminopeptidase domain-containing protein codes for MIYMGAWQLVLHPTRNANGGTGLASEKLRFGPDTSGQPQLSGEWITANDESPRASYAVIYLRGADGQLDAADGTQIAALRDLGLNVLAFDYRGYGNSAQRPHPSQERMLADAVSAWEYLTGTRHIQPNHILVFGSGIGASIGTQLLQSYGPGAGLIAYNADPSVETRVRADARVLLYPMSVVFHDGFPLDGLKHLAAPKLLYTVGPLDKARTAIYQGAADPKLTVEVPTHDAAVEKAALARFLDSTLPGGPVPVLAPTTK; via the coding sequence ATGATCTACATGGGTGCATGGCAGCTTGTCCTTCATCCCACACGTAACGCCAACGGAGGCACCGGATTAGCCTCCGAGAAGCTCCGCTTCGGCCCTGATACCAGCGGCCAGCCGCAGCTCTCCGGTGAATGGATCACCGCGAACGACGAATCGCCACGCGCCTCCTACGCTGTCATCTACCTCCGTGGAGCCGACGGCCAGCTTGACGCCGCCGACGGCACACAGATCGCCGCCCTGCGCGACCTCGGCCTCAACGTCCTGGCCTTTGACTACCGCGGCTACGGCAACAGCGCGCAGCGTCCGCATCCCAGCCAGGAGCGCATGCTGGCGGACGCCGTCTCCGCCTGGGAATACCTCACCGGAACGCGCCACATCCAGCCCAACCACATACTGGTCTTCGGCAGCGGCATCGGAGCCTCCATCGGTACGCAACTGCTCCAGAGCTACGGTCCCGGCGCAGGCCTGATCGCCTACAACGCCGACCCATCCGTAGAAACCCGTGTCCGCGCCGATGCCCGAGTCCTGCTCTACCCGATGAGCGTGGTCTTCCACGACGGCTTCCCGCTCGACGGCCTGAAGCACCTGGCTGCACCCAAGCTGCTCTACACCGTAGGCCCATTGGATAAGGCCCGCACCGCCATCTACCAGGGCGCCGCCGACCCCAAGCTAACGGTCGAGGTACCCACCCACGACGCCGCCGTGGAGAAGGCTGCATTAGCCCGCTTCCTGGACAGCACCCTACCCGGTGGCCCCGTGCCGGTGTTGGCACCCACAACGAAATAG
- a CDS encoding arylsulfatase produces the protein MHPPLRHRILHVCAALACLLSCFTLNAQSPAAKPNIVFILVDNLGYGELGVYGGGILRGAPTPRIDKLASEGTRLLNFNVEAQCTPSRSALMTGRFSIRSGTYAVPVGGQADGLTLWEITIAELLSAKGYATGMWGKWHLGSDETRLPTHQGFDEWYGIPRTYDEAMWPAQNETRGMWPSLGNKQGWDSKIAPLEPIYDARKGEPAKKVGELTLDTRRTMEAEITNHAVAFIKRNAAEHKPFYAYISSSMVHMPVIPNPEFAGKTGNGDWADTLAEMDYRTGQILDAIHDAGIENNTIVVFASDNGPEGTEPWQGDPGPWRGTYFTAMEASLRAPFIIRWPGHIPSGRVSNEIVHIVDMYPTLARVAGADVPKDRPIDGIDQLDFFLGKQENSNREGFPAYVADRLTAVK, from the coding sequence ATGCACCCGCCTCTACGACACAGAATTCTGCATGTTTGTGCGGCCCTTGCGTGCCTGCTGTCCTGCTTCACACTCAACGCGCAATCACCCGCCGCAAAGCCGAACATCGTCTTCATCCTCGTCGACAATCTTGGCTATGGAGAACTCGGTGTCTACGGAGGTGGCATTCTCCGTGGCGCGCCCACACCACGCATCGACAAGTTAGCAAGCGAAGGTACGCGGCTGCTCAACTTTAACGTCGAAGCCCAATGCACTCCTTCTCGCTCTGCGCTCATGACCGGCCGCTTCTCCATCCGTTCGGGCACATACGCCGTACCGGTTGGAGGTCAGGCCGACGGCCTCACCCTGTGGGAGATCACCATCGCAGAATTGCTCTCCGCCAAAGGCTATGCCACCGGAATGTGGGGCAAATGGCACCTTGGCAGCGACGAGACACGTCTGCCCACACATCAGGGTTTCGACGAGTGGTACGGCATCCCTCGCACCTACGACGAAGCCATGTGGCCCGCACAGAATGAGACACGGGGCATGTGGCCATCCCTAGGCAACAAGCAGGGATGGGATTCGAAGATCGCTCCGCTCGAACCCATCTACGACGCACGGAAAGGTGAACCAGCAAAGAAGGTCGGCGAACTCACACTCGATACCCGCCGCACCATGGAAGCTGAAATCACCAACCACGCCGTTGCCTTTATCAAACGCAACGCGGCTGAACACAAGCCGTTCTACGCGTACATCTCCTCATCCATGGTTCACATGCCAGTCATCCCCAATCCCGAGTTCGCCGGAAAAACCGGCAACGGCGACTGGGCGGATACGTTGGCTGAAATGGACTACCGCACAGGACAAATCCTCGACGCCATCCACGATGCAGGCATTGAGAACAACACGATTGTCGTCTTCGCCAGCGACAACGGCCCCGAAGGTACGGAGCCATGGCAGGGCGACCCCGGCCCATGGCGCGGCACCTACTTCACAGCAATGGAAGCTTCACTGCGCGCGCCCTTCATCATTCGTTGGCCGGGTCATATTCCTTCAGGACGGGTGTCGAATGAGATCGTTCACATCGTGGATATGTACCCCACACTCGCCCGCGTAGCCGGTGCCGATGTCCCCAAAGACCGTCCCATCGACGGCATCGACCAACTCGACTTCTTCCTTGGCAAGCAGGAGAACTCAAACCGCGAAGGCTTCCCCGCCTACGTCGCCGATCGCCTCACCGCAGTCAAGTAG
- a CDS encoding Rieske (2Fe-2S) protein codes for MAQWVRLCAAGDVPQPGKVGQYEAQGVDVCLANIGGELHAMDNWCPHRRGPLGEGWVEGDRVVCPWHAWGFEVTTGNCPEEKGHVDVFPVRVDGDEVLVDIA; via the coding sequence ATGGCGCAGTGGGTTCGTTTGTGTGCGGCGGGAGATGTGCCGCAGCCGGGTAAGGTGGGGCAATACGAGGCGCAGGGTGTGGATGTTTGTCTTGCGAATATTGGCGGAGAGCTGCATGCCATGGATAACTGGTGCCCGCATCGGCGCGGACCTCTTGGAGAAGGCTGGGTGGAAGGGGATCGCGTGGTCTGTCCCTGGCATGCCTGGGGTTTTGAGGTGACCACCGGAAATTGCCCCGAAGAGAAGGGGCATGTGGATGTGTTTCCTGTTCGCGTGGATGGGGATGAAGTGTTAGTGGATATCGCTTAG
- the lysS gene encoding lysine--tRNA ligase, with translation MFASDFEERLFKERQEKLDKIAELGAQAGLSRLEATYPNSFAFTHTAPQIIGTFADTTGELLEADKPHVAIAGRVMAHRRQGKAGFAVLQNNGARIQIYVRKDDVGEPAFELYKLLDLGDHIGVTGFLFRTRTGELTVHVESLTFLSKAMVALPDKFHGLTDIELRYRQRYVDLFMDTGEDAAEPATEESVTDNENPEAIAAATASMRRLPAREVFVKRAQVLKALRKFFDDRGYLEVETPMMQPVAGGAAARPFVTHHNTLDMELFLRIAPELYLKRLVVGGMDRVYEINRNFRNEGISTQHNPEFTMLEFYQAYANYHDLMNLTEEIVTFVANEVNGTTVVDFPLPKGPRAGEMVQIDLGKWTRLSMREAIVKYWPAEATPAIQNIDLDNAARFLYFVENVQFPSDATLDTQKLKNLRHAIAESKTVSVSGGNIGKHIAAIFEAVAEEHLVQPHIIYDFPLAVSPLSKVKPNDEDWTERFEFYIGGFEIGNAFSELNDSEDQLRRFEDQMTQKNAGDEEANDMDEDYVKALRYGLPPTGGEGIGIDRLTMLLTGSRSIRDVILFPLLRPSKKAQDKEDTK, from the coding sequence TTGTTCGCATCCGACTTTGAAGAGCGCCTGTTCAAAGAGCGCCAGGAAAAACTCGACAAGATCGCCGAATTAGGCGCACAAGCAGGCTTGTCGCGGCTCGAAGCCACTTACCCCAACAGCTTCGCCTTCACCCACACCGCGCCGCAGATCATCGGTACCTTCGCCGACACCACAGGCGAACTCCTCGAAGCCGACAAGCCCCACGTCGCCATCGCAGGCCGGGTGATGGCTCATCGCCGCCAGGGCAAGGCAGGCTTCGCAGTTCTGCAGAACAACGGTGCACGCATCCAGATTTACGTCCGCAAAGACGACGTCGGCGAACCCGCATTCGAGCTCTACAAACTCCTCGACCTCGGCGACCACATCGGCGTCACCGGCTTCCTCTTCCGCACACGCACCGGCGAACTCACCGTCCACGTTGAATCGCTCACCTTCCTCTCGAAGGCCATGGTCGCGCTGCCCGACAAGTTCCACGGCCTCACCGACATCGAACTGCGCTACCGCCAGCGCTACGTCGATCTCTTCATGGACACCGGCGAAGACGCCGCTGAACCAGCCACCGAAGAGTCCGTAACGGACAACGAGAACCCCGAAGCCATCGCCGCAGCAACGGCCAGCATGAGGCGCCTCCCCGCACGCGAAGTCTTCGTTAAGCGCGCACAAGTCCTCAAAGCACTCCGCAAGTTCTTCGACGACCGCGGCTACCTCGAAGTCGAAACGCCCATGATGCAGCCCGTCGCAGGCGGCGCAGCAGCACGTCCCTTCGTCACGCACCACAACACGCTCGACATGGAACTCTTCCTGCGCATCGCGCCGGAACTCTATCTCAAGCGCCTCGTGGTCGGCGGCATGGACCGCGTCTACGAGATCAATCGCAACTTCCGCAACGAAGGCATCAGCACCCAGCACAACCCCGAATTCACCATGCTGGAGTTCTACCAGGCCTACGCCAACTACCACGACCTGATGAACCTCACGGAAGAGATCGTCACCTTCGTAGCCAACGAAGTGAACGGCACCACCGTAGTCGACTTCCCTCTACCAAAGGGCCCACGCGCAGGCGAAATGGTCCAGATCGACCTCGGCAAGTGGACCCGCCTATCAATGCGAGAGGCGATTGTTAAGTATTGGCCGGCAGAAGCGACTCCAGCGATTCAAAACATCGATCTAGATAACGCAGCTAGGTTCCTTTATTTCGTAGAGAACGTCCAATTCCCCAGCGACGCAACCTTGGACACACAGAAGCTGAAAAATCTTCGGCATGCTATCGCGGAATCGAAAACGGTATCGGTTTCCGGCGGCAATATCGGCAAGCATATCGCTGCGATCTTTGAAGCCGTTGCCGAAGAGCATCTCGTTCAACCGCACATTATCTACGACTTTCCACTCGCGGTTTCGCCATTAAGCAAGGTGAAACCAAATGACGAAGACTGGACCGAACGTTTCGAGTTCTACATCGGCGGCTTTGAAATCGGCAACGCCTTCTCCGAGTTGAACGACTCAGAAGACCAGCTACGCCGCTTCGAAGATCAGATGACCCAGAAGAACGCAGGCGACGAAGAAGCCAACGACATGGACGAGGACTACGTAAAAGCCCTCCGCTACGGTCTGCCCCCCACCGGCGGCGAAGGCATCGGCATCGACCGCCTCACCATGCTTCTAACCGGCTCGCGCTCCATCCGCGACGTCATCCTCTTCCCCCTCCTACGCCCCTCAAAGAAAGCGCAGGACAAGGAAGACACCAAATAA
- a CDS encoding ATPase, producing MSGDGNIPGKPKGALGDLVKAETMIQLALALPIGCVVGWLLGSLVDHHYGTRYGGIVGIVVGAVGGFIKIFQTAQKYMKDNN from the coding sequence ATGAGCGGAGACGGCAACATTCCGGGCAAACCGAAGGGCGCGCTGGGCGATCTGGTGAAAGCCGAAACCATGATCCAGCTTGCGCTGGCGCTGCCGATTGGCTGCGTGGTGGGCTGGCTGCTGGGGTCGTTGGTGGACCATCACTATGGCACTCGTTATGGCGGGATTGTGGGCATCGTGGTGGGGGCCGTTGGCGGGTTTATCAAGATCTTCCAGACCGCGCAGAAGTATATGAAGGACAACAACTAA